A genomic window from Antedon mediterranea chromosome 4, ecAntMedi1.1, whole genome shotgun sequence includes:
- the LOC140047656 gene encoding uncharacterized protein, whose translation MIQLGFICERKTTSSQDVASTSTESVGKRSFFVPLRLAFKTSSEVKPVPDDSQSISVYYDFKGYLPDVLFPYMIIDFLNKFQKKGVDPILLYNHAELYFDQDHHVTLSLVKFVTTEDERKFLLKVTIKRTPACNRTSNDEPSSDACKEVLLTIQKSFEPTKDGGRRGIHFERCILCGVCSDTSEKKHIQNLENFHDEKLTCTKTGKSVTMDVLRYKCLFGDYNMWIRFGLSLQCKNVDTT comes from the exons ATGATTCAATTAGGTTTTATTTGTGAGAGGAAGACAACCAGCAGCCAAGATGTGGCAAGTACATCTACA GAATCTGTTGGAAAGCGATCATTCTTTGTGCCACTACGCCTTGCTTTTAAGACATCAAGTGAAGTGAAACCAGTGCCTGATGATTCACAATCTATCAGTGTCTATTACGACTTTAAGGGATATCTGCCAGATGTATTGTTTCCATATATGATTATtgatttcctcaacaaatttcaaaagaaaGGAGTTGACCCAATACTCTTGTATAACCATGCTGAACTTTACTTTGACCAAGATCATCATGTGACCTTATCTCTTGTCAAATTTGTGACTACGGAGGATGAAAGAAAGTTCTTGTTAAAG gTGACTATTAAAAGAACTCCTGCTTGTAATAGAACAAGTAATGATGAACCCTCTTCTGACGCATGTAAAGAG GTTTTGTTAACAATTCAAAAGTCATTTGAACCTACTAAAGATGGTGGTAGAAGAGGGATTCATTTTGAGAGATGCATACTGTGTGGTGTATGTAGTGATACATCAGAAAAGAAGCACATTCAAAATCTTGAAAATTTCCATGACGAGAAGTTGACATGCACCAAAACTGGCAAGTCTGTTACGATGGATGTTTTACGTTACAAGTGTTTATTTGGAG ACTATAATATGTGGATAAGGTTTGGATTATCACTACAATGCAAGAACGTAGACACAAcataa